The following coding sequences are from one Clostridioides difficile ATCC 9689 = DSM 1296 window:
- the asrA gene encoding anaerobic sulfite reductase subunit AsrA, translating into MKLKLDSSKFNEGLNYLKKDYKIFAPVLIPFKGTFSDTDVIRYKEVNAFEEMEFAKKANFSPKEVVLPINQVLFYFTEKEFKESDLDNKKILIFLRACDINGIKRLDEIYLNNGEEKDYFYKNIRDKVKFALVGCKESFRNCFCVSMDSNKTDNYSIGLNIEGDTLYLDLKDSEFEVFNGEATEFNVDYVTDNLISVDVPENIDSNEMIGNSIWDEYDTRCIGCGRCNFVCPTCSCFTMQDIFYKENENVGERRRVWASCQVDGYTDIAGGNSFRKKQGERMRFKTMHKIHDFKKRFGYHMCVGCGRCDDACPQYISFSKCIEKINDLVISKEEV; encoded by the coding sequence ATGAAACTAAAATTAGATTCATCTAAGTTCAATGAAGGTCTGAATTATCTAAAAAAAGACTACAAGATATTTGCACCAGTTTTAATCCCATTTAAAGGTACTTTTTCAGATACTGATGTTATAAGATACAAGGAGGTAAACGCTTTTGAAGAAATGGAATTTGCTAAGAAAGCAAACTTTTCACCAAAAGAAGTTGTACTTCCCATAAATCAAGTATTGTTTTATTTTACTGAAAAAGAGTTTAAGGAAAGCGATTTAGACAACAAGAAAATTTTAATTTTCTTAAGAGCTTGTGACATAAATGGTATAAAAAGACTTGATGAAATATATCTAAATAATGGTGAAGAAAAAGATTATTTTTATAAAAATATCAGAGATAAAGTAAAGTTTGCACTTGTAGGGTGTAAGGAAAGTTTTAGAAACTGTTTTTGTGTGAGCATGGATTCTAACAAAACTGATAATTATTCAATTGGATTAAATATAGAAGGAGATACACTGTACTTAGATTTAAAGGATAGTGAATTTGAAGTATTTAATGGAGAAGCAACTGAATTTAATGTTGATTATGTAACTGATAATTTAATATCTGTAGATGTGCCAGAGAATATTGATTCAAATGAAATGATAGGAAATTCAATATGGGATGAATATGATACAAGATGTATAGGATGTGGTAGATGTAATTTTGTATGTCCAACATGTTCATGTTTTACAATGCAGGATATTTTCTATAAGGAAAACGAAAATGTAGGTGAGAGAAGAAGGGTTTGGGCTTCTTGTCAAGTAGATGGATATACAGATATAGCAGGTGGAAATTCTTTTAGAAAAAAACAAGGCGAAAGAATGAGATTTAAAACTATGCATAAAATACATGATTTTAAAAAAAGATTCGGATATCATATGTGTGTTGGCTGTGGAAGATGTGATGATGCCTGTCCGCAATACATATCATTTTCAAAGTGTATAGAAAAAATAAATGATTTAGTAATTAGTAAGGAGGAAGTATAA
- a CDS encoding radical SAM protein, translating into MEYDMPLYRPPSEAYSLIIQVTLGCSHNKCTFCSMYKSKKFKIKPLEVIKNEIDIFRRYYKHVERIFLADGDALIIPMEKLRDIILYIKEVFPECERITMYGSPKSIEKKSDDELKELRKLGVKMIYLGLESGSNEVLEDIKKGFSSEQLIKVGRKVKKSGIKLSATVIAGLGGTKKTHQHAVDTGKMLGAISPDYVGVLSLMVEPNTELYDLLKAGEFTILEDKAVLQEIKEMIKNIDANEKIVFRSNHASNYANLKGVLPDDKQRLIDEIDYYLSNQKLKREEYRRL; encoded by the coding sequence ATGGAATACGATATGCCACTTTACAGACCACCAAGTGAGGCTTATAGTCTTATAATACAAGTCACACTAGGATGTTCTCATAACAAATGTACGTTTTGTAGTATGTACAAATCTAAAAAATTTAAAATAAAGCCACTAGAAGTAATAAAAAATGAAATTGATATATTTAGAAGATATTATAAGCATGTAGAAAGAATATTCTTAGCAGATGGAGATGCATTGATAATACCAATGGAGAAATTAAGAGATATTATTTTATATATAAAAGAAGTTTTTCCAGAGTGTGAAAGAATTACTATGTACGGCTCTCCTAAATCTATAGAGAAAAAATCTGATGATGAACTTAAAGAATTAAGAAAACTTGGTGTTAAAATGATTTATCTAGGGCTTGAAAGTGGAAGCAATGAAGTATTAGAAGATATTAAGAAAGGTTTTAGTAGTGAACAATTAATAAAAGTTGGTAGAAAAGTTAAAAAAAGTGGGATTAAATTATCAGCCACTGTAATAGCAGGTCTTGGAGGAACTAAAAAAACACATCAGCATGCAGTTGATACAGGAAAAATGTTAGGAGCAATTTCACCAGATTATGTGGGTGTACTTAGTTTAATGGTAGAACCTAATACTGAACTTTACGATTTACTTAAGGCAGGAGAGTTTACAATACTAGAGGATAAGGCTGTGTTACAAGAAATTAAAGAGATGATAAAGAATATAGATGCTAATGAAAAAATTGTATTTAGAAGTAATCATGCATCAAATTATGCTAATTTAAAAGGTGTATTACCTGATGATAAACAACGTTTAATTGATGAAATTGATTACTATCTAAGTAACCAAAAGCTAAAAAGAGAAGAATATAGAAGACTATAG
- the asrC gene encoding sulfite reductase subunit C — MIRDLNTKKVMKNAYRITKTKYETSLRVRVPGGLIDPESLAIVSKIASEYGNGQVHITTRQGFEILGINMEDMEDINKIIQPVIEKMNINQSEKNAGYPAAGTRNIAACIGNKVCPKAQYNTTEFAKRIEKAIFPNDLHFKVALTGCPNDCIKARMNDFGIIGMALPIYEKDRCVNCGACVKKCSKISVGALKTENNKVVRDKDKCIGCGECVLNCPTNAWTRDEKKYYRLAIMGRTGKKKPRLAEDFLLWVDEDSIIKIILNTYRYVEKYIDKDAPGGKEHIGYIIDRTGFMEFKKWALEGVELPEITKMYENIYWSGIKYL, encoded by the coding sequence GTGATAAGAGATTTAAATACCAAAAAAGTAATGAAAAATGCTTATAGAATTACAAAAACAAAATATGAGACTTCTTTAAGAGTTAGAGTACCTGGTGGTCTTATTGACCCTGAAAGTTTAGCTATAGTTTCTAAAATTGCAAGTGAGTACGGCAATGGACAGGTGCACATAACTACAAGACAGGGGTTTGAAATATTAGGAATAAATATGGAAGATATGGAAGATATAAATAAAATTATACAACCTGTTATTGAAAAAATGAATATAAATCAAAGTGAGAAAAACGCAGGTTATCCAGCGGCAGGTACAAGAAATATAGCAGCTTGTATAGGAAATAAAGTCTGTCCAAAGGCTCAATATAATACAACTGAATTTGCTAAAAGAATAGAAAAAGCTATATTTCCAAATGATTTACATTTTAAAGTGGCTTTAACTGGTTGTCCAAATGATTGTATAAAAGCTAGAATGAATGACTTTGGAATTATTGGTATGGCTTTACCAATATATGAAAAGGATAGATGTGTAAATTGTGGAGCATGTGTAAAAAAATGTTCTAAGATATCTGTTGGAGCATTAAAAACAGAAAATAATAAGGTGGTAAGAGATAAAGATAAGTGTATAGGCTGTGGAGAGTGTGTACTAAATTGCCCAACAAATGCATGGACTAGAGATGAGAAAAAATACTATAGATTAGCTATAATGGGTAGAACAGGAAAGAAAAAACCTAGACTAGCAGAAGATTTTCTTTTATGGGTAGATGAGGACAGCATAATAAAGATAATACTTAATACTTATAGATATGTAGAAAAGTATATAGATAAAGATGCACCAGGAGGAAAAGAACATATAGGATATATAATTGATAGAACAGGATTTATGGAATTTAAAAAATGGGCACTTGAAGGTGTAGAGCTTCCAGAAATAACTAAAATGTACGAAAACATATACTGGAGTGGAATTAAATATCTATAA
- the asrB gene encoding anaerobic sulfite reductase subunit AsrB produces the protein MNPYIPVSAKILDIVKHTDKEWTFRVNCNTKGVLPGKFYEISIPKYGESPISVSGYGEDYIDFTIRNVGKVTSELFNYKEGDSFFIRGPYGNGFDVSLYEGREIVVVAGGSALAPVRGIVEYFYNNKEKCEKFKLIVGFKSPKDILFADDLKRWSKKLDILVTVDGAEEGYSGNVGLVTKYIPELDMKDINNTSIVVVGPPMMMKFTVEEFLKRDLDEKNIWVSYERKMCCGIGKCGHCKMDDTYICLDGPVFDYSYAKNLID, from the coding sequence ATGAACCCATATATACCAGTAAGTGCAAAAATACTAGATATAGTTAAACATACTGATAAAGAATGGACTTTTAGAGTAAACTGCAATACAAAAGGTGTATTGCCTGGAAAGTTTTATGAGATATCTATACCTAAATACGGTGAAAGTCCAATATCAGTATCAGGATATGGAGAGGATTATATTGACTTTACAATAAGAAATGTAGGAAAAGTAACTAGCGAGTTGTTTAATTATAAAGAAGGAGATTCTTTTTTTATAAGAGGTCCTTATGGAAATGGATTTGATGTATCCCTTTATGAAGGAAGAGAAATTGTAGTAGTGGCAGGAGGAAGTGCATTAGCCCCTGTAAGAGGAATAGTTGAATATTTTTATAATAATAAAGAAAAATGCGAAAAGTTTAAATTAATAGTAGGATTTAAATCACCAAAAGATATTTTATTTGCAGATGATTTAAAGAGATGGAGTAAAAAACTTGATATTTTAGTTACTGTAGATGGAGCAGAGGAAGGATATAGTGGTAATGTAGGATTAGTAACAAAATACATACCAGAATTGGATATGAAAGATATAAACAATACTTCTATAGTTGTAGTTGGACCTCCAATGATGATGAAATTTACAGTAGAAGAATTTTTAAAAAGAGATTTAGATGAAAAGAACATTTGGGTTTCTTATGAAAGAAAAATGTGTTGTGGAATAGGTAAATGTGGACATTGTAAAATGGATGATACTTACATATGTTTAGATGGACCAGTATTTGATTATTCATATGCTAAAAATCTTATTGATTAG
- a CDS encoding alpha/beta hydrolase yields MSKDVKVKRNKKYDTFSITMELERPLLYDEVENKDDKNNNRKFNIKNKIFKGIGILFVLILLGFFIWINKTYEPQKLAKEALVSNSKVEVTVNENISFTPKGRKVSKGLILYPGAKVEIESYAPLARKIAESGYEVVIVKMPLNLAILGTNKAQKVMDSYNNIEHWVIGGHSLGGVAASNFARDNKLIEGVVFLASYPMGDELKELGKKVISIWGSKDGVVNFKSLVESKQKLPDDTTYVEIEGGNHAQFGDYGKQKGDNDAIISQEKQLNITANSIIKFLKNIS; encoded by the coding sequence ATGAGTAAAGATGTAAAGGTAAAGCGTAATAAGAAATATGATACATTTAGTATAACTATGGAACTTGAGAGACCTTTACTTTATGATGAGGTTGAGAACAAAGATGATAAAAATAATAATAGAAAATTTAACATAAAGAATAAGATATTTAAGGGAATAGGTATACTATTTGTATTGATTTTGCTTGGCTTTTTCATATGGATAAATAAAACATATGAACCTCAAAAGCTGGCAAAAGAAGCTCTAGTCAGCAATAGTAAAGTTGAAGTAACTGTAAATGAAAACATTTCATTTACACCAAAAGGAAGAAAAGTTTCTAAAGGTTTAATTTTGTATCCAGGAGCTAAAGTAGAAATAGAATCTTATGCTCCACTTGCAAGAAAAATAGCAGAAAGTGGATATGAGGTTGTAATCGTAAAGATGCCACTTAATCTAGCTATACTTGGAACTAATAAGGCACAGAAAGTTATGGATTCTTACAACAACATAGAACATTGGGTAATAGGAGGTCATTCATTAGGAGGAGTTGCAGCATCAAATTTTGCACGTGATAATAAATTAATTGAAGGCGTTGTATTTTTAGCTTCTTATCCAATGGGTGATGAGTTGAAAGAATTAGGAAAAAAAGTTATATCTATATGGGGGAGCAAAGATGGAGTAGTCAATTTTAAAAGTCTTGTAGAATCAAAACAAAAACTTCCTGATGATACAACTTATGTTGAGATTGAAGGAGGAAATCATGCACAATTTGGAGATTATGGAAAACAAAAGGGAGATAATGATGCTATTATAAGTCAAGAAAAACAACTTAATATTACTGCCAATAGTATCATTAAATTTTTAAAGAATATATCTTAA
- a CDS encoding formate/nitrite transporter family protein — translation MHKETLDKLTNAAINKINLLNTSKVKYLVSSAFAGLYVGIGILLIFTIGGLLTDAGSPMTKIVMGLSFAIALSLVIMTGTELFTGNNMVMSAGMLNKGVSIKDTSKIWAYSWVGNLIGALVLGIIFVGTGLVDKGPVAEFFANTAASKASMPFTALFFRGILCNILVCVSVLCSFRTNSDTAKIIMIFLCLFAFITSGFEHSVANMTIYSVSLFSPTISTVTIGGAIYNLVAVTLGNIVGGALFMGLGTYILGKEKLN, via the coding sequence ATGCATAAAGAAACTTTGGATAAATTAACTAATGCAGCTATAAATAAGATAAATTTATTAAACACAAGTAAAGTAAAATATTTGGTATCTTCTGCGTTTGCAGGACTTTATGTAGGTATAGGTATACTTTTGATATTTACTATTGGAGGACTTTTGACTGATGCAGGTTCACCTATGACTAAGATAGTAATGGGGTTATCATTTGCAATAGCACTAAGTTTGGTTATAATGACGGGAACAGAGTTATTTACTGGAAACAATATGGTTATGTCTGCTGGTATGTTAAATAAAGGTGTAAGTATAAAAGATACTTCTAAAATATGGGCATACAGTTGGGTAGGTAATTTAATCGGAGCTTTGGTTTTAGGCATTATATTTGTAGGAACTGGTCTAGTAGACAAAGGACCTGTAGCTGAATTTTTTGCAAATACAGCAGCTAGTAAAGCATCCATGCCATTTACAGCTCTTTTCTTTAGAGGGATTTTATGTAATATTCTAGTATGTGTATCAGTGTTGTGTTCGTTTAGAACTAATAGTGATACTGCAAAAATAATTATGATATTCTTATGTTTATTTGCTTTTATAACATCAGGCTTTGAGCATAGTGTAGCAAATATGACAATTTATAGTGTTTCATTATTTTCACCAACAATAAGTACAGTTACTATTGGAGGAGCTATTTATAATTTAGTAGCTGTAACACTTGGAAATATTGTTGGAGGAGCTTTATTTATGGGTCTTGGAACTTATATATTAGGTAAAGAAAAGCTTAATTAA
- a CDS encoding sialate O-acetylesterase, translating into MENIDVFLLIGQSNARGLGNPKESIIPNENCFEYLSTDEIINMRCELETSEGDGTIAPAFSNEWNKLTGNKVCFIHNAKDGSRIKNWNHDNNWFLNDTIEKFNTGCTTLSKHYNIENKYVIWIQGESDAKYGSDVLYYKESLKKIAYRLKEECMIDKMFVSLTGYWLGEDEYFIRTRRIAAAQESACSECDILCVGSKIAMQFHDRGLTIDDVHYTQEGLNMLGEDLCKNIYKYHITKEKSVLSDTIDLSEARKYICELEKISKRFV; encoded by the coding sequence ATGGAAAATATAGATGTATTCTTATTAATAGGACAAAGCAATGCTAGAGGATTGGGAAATCCAAAAGAGAGCATCATTCCAAATGAAAATTGTTTTGAATATTTGAGTACTGATGAAATTATAAATATGAGATGTGAGCTAGAGACTTCAGAAGGTGATGGTACTATAGCACCTGCATTTTCAAATGAATGGAATAAGCTTACTGGAAATAAAGTTTGTTTTATTCACAATGCAAAAGATGGTTCAAGAATAAAAAACTGGAATCATGATAATAACTGGTTTCTAAATGACACTATAGAAAAATTTAATACAGGCTGTACTACCTTAAGTAAACATTATAATATAGAAAATAAATACGTTATTTGGATTCAAGGTGAAAGTGATGCAAAATATGGTAGTGATGTATTGTACTATAAAGAAAGTCTAAAAAAAATTGCGTATAGGCTTAAAGAAGAATGTATGATTGATAAAATGTTTGTAAGTTTAACTGGTTATTGGCTTGGAGAAGATGAATATTTTATTAGAACAAGACGAATTGCAGCAGCACAGGAGTCGGCTTGTAGTGAATGTGATATATTATGTGTAGGAAGCAAAATTGCTATGCAGTTTCATGACAGAGGATTAACTATTGATGATGTTCATTACACTCAAGAAGGTCTTAATATGTTAGGAGAGGACTTATGTAAAAATATTTATAAGTATCATATAACCAAAGAAAAAAGTGTATTAAGTGATACTATAGACTTATCAGAAGCAAGGAAATATATCTGTGAATTGGAAAAGATAAGTAAAAGATTTGTGTAA
- a CDS encoding Crp/Fnr family transcriptional regulator, whose product MSKLKDYNIDKVIIFNNLSTKTKNQLKEKVKLKRLQKKEILFYEKDSLDSVYILLEGKVSIFKISENGERKVIFILNSGEVINDITLDASKNSTVGCEAFENSIVAYYSIEEFLELMQNDFQLTKDIISYMERRIRRLYRQLKNSISIKVDKKLAAKLYRLSREFGVCCGEWTLLNVNITVTYLADMLGCKRETVSRMIKVLQKEELIKIDNKGFYVKEIELSRYFKNN is encoded by the coding sequence ATGTCTAAATTAAAAGATTATAATATTGATAAAGTAATAATTTTTAATAATTTAAGTACTAAAACGAAGAATCAACTTAAAGAAAAAGTTAAACTAAAAAGATTACAAAAAAAAGAAATTTTATTTTATGAAAAAGATAGCTTAGACAGTGTTTATATACTTTTAGAAGGAAAGGTATCTATTTTTAAGATAAGTGAAAATGGAGAGAGAAAAGTAATTTTCATATTAAATAGTGGGGAAGTCATAAATGATATTACACTTGACGCTTCTAAAAACTCTACTGTTGGCTGTGAAGCATTTGAAAATTCAATTGTAGCTTATTATAGTATTGAAGAATTTTTAGAACTTATGCAAAATGATTTTCAACTTACAAAGGATATTATTTCTTATATGGAAAGAAGAATAAGACGTTTATATAGACAGTTGAAAAATTCTATATCCATAAAAGTAGATAAAAAACTTGCAGCAAAATTATATAGGTTAAGTAGAGAATTTGGAGTTTGCTGTGGAGAATGGACTTTACTAAATGTAAATATTACAGTTACATATTTAGCTGATATGCTTGGCTGTAAAAGGGAGACTGTTTCCAGAATGATAAAGGTATTGCAAAAAGAAGAACTTATTAAAATTGACAATAAAGGTTTTTATGTTAAAGAAATTGAATTATCAAGGTATTTTAAAAATAATTAA
- a CDS encoding MurR/RpiR family transcriptional regulator, whose amino-acid sequence MSILEQLESPTFKVTKSDKLLIAYIKENIDDVFYKPISQIAKESNIGEATITRFVKKMNFNGLQDFKVTLAQEISTINKKNIINKNIQNDEPALDTAKKLLSSNVTTLENTVEIINSKDVHDCARLIINAKKVYFIGIGYSGIIAQDSNYKFMRIGLNCVSFDSSHTMIMMSSIMEEGDLIIAISHSGETEEIIKTVKLARANNAKIISITENKNSELKDISDVHLSYVSGETVLETGSISSKLAQFFIIDLVYTQVVKELSNEAIERKIKTTNAIKLFKNE is encoded by the coding sequence ATGAGTATTTTAGAACAATTGGAATCACCAACTTTTAAAGTCACAAAATCAGATAAATTATTAATAGCTTATATAAAAGAAAATATAGATGATGTATTTTATAAACCAATATCACAAATAGCTAAAGAGAGCAATATTGGTGAAGCAACTATAACTAGGTTTGTAAAAAAAATGAATTTTAATGGATTACAGGATTTTAAAGTTACTTTAGCACAAGAAATATCAACTATCAATAAAAAAAATATTATAAATAAAAATATACAAAATGATGAGCCAGCTTTGGATACAGCAAAAAAACTTTTAAGTTCAAATGTAACCACTTTAGAGAACACAGTAGAGATAATCAATAGTAAGGATGTACATGACTGCGCAAGGCTTATAATAAATGCAAAGAAAGTTTACTTCATAGGTATTGGATATTCTGGTATAATAGCACAGGATTCAAACTATAAATTTATGAGAATAGGTCTTAATTGTGTAAGTTTTGACAGTAGTCATACAATGATAATGATGTCTTCCATAATGGAAGAAGGAGATTTAATAATTGCAATTTCACATTCTGGTGAAACAGAAGAGATTATAAAAACTGTAAAGCTTGCAAGAGCCAATAATGCTAAAATTATATCAATTACTGAAAATAAAAATTCTGAATTAAAGGATATTTCAGATGTACACTTATCTTATGTATCGGGAGAAACAGTACTGGAAACCGGTTCAATATCTTCTAAATTAGCACAATTTTTCATTATTGATTTAGTATATACACAGGTAGTAAAAGAACTTTCTAATGAAGCTATTGAAAGGAAAATTAAAACTACAAATGCTATAAAATTGTTTAAAAATGAATAA
- a CDS encoding FUSC family protein: protein MTKKLVISKTKLFIFIIAFISIFIYLFGSKNTLIGVGIVTAMLTLLERDLTISPIKNLLKYLAINIILGILSFFAVQNMYLGVLLNFIALFIIGYVFSYDLKRAVYVPFGLMYIFMVSIPVGKSEFPMRLSALAVGAVIIMIAQFVMNRNRMKNVGDKELISICDELLEKISLLKNTINDDSSIIKSSMRKIDSCNYRINSISKNLKMVIFDNRKDDFYISIRGIDIMNILFSLERISLILERYKKDSKEFEDEDIKNILEESSINSKSDVLVVATKEINYIKMCLENKDTITDKEILGFRDYVIAQDTKNINLKEIYSVLENLYEFLVDYKKVKSRDEKKAERKSKIPHEFKRLSIYKKNFNLNSIRFSYAVKIALATAVAGFIMDYFHLRDGRWIMLTVFSLTQPYAENCIQRSRKRIEGTFIGAVIFIVLFSIIKDSTLRSLIVLLAGYINSYVVDYRKLMVCVTVSALGSAVVMGDPNVLTISRISYVALGAIIALIVNKFILPYDAKTGYQHVIEMYKGIVKNIIDEVNKSIENVADVYYIKNLLLIPSLIEDRLMLINAIYKDKHQEDFLENQKLLISNMYNLYINVNKNKIKDEDVEKILRDTNYISNYNVDKYDEGRSVILESIVNTKSLGDKIICLNLLQTLNGVKEMYRISNITKVSIKEAA, encoded by the coding sequence ATGACAAAGAAACTAGTAATATCAAAAACAAAGTTGTTTATTTTTATAATAGCATTTATTTCTATATTTATATATTTATTTGGAAGTAAAAATACACTTATAGGTGTAGGTATAGTAACAGCTATGCTAACACTCTTGGAAAGAGATTTAACTATTTCTCCAATTAAAAATTTACTGAAGTATTTAGCAATAAATATAATCTTAGGAATACTATCATTTTTTGCAGTACAAAATATGTATTTAGGAGTTTTATTAAATTTTATAGCATTATTTATAATAGGGTATGTATTTAGTTATGACTTAAAAAGAGCAGTATATGTACCTTTTGGTCTAATGTATATATTTATGGTAAGTATACCTGTAGGAAAAAGTGAATTTCCTATGAGATTGTCGGCTTTAGCTGTTGGAGCAGTTATAATAATGATTGCTCAATTTGTTATGAATAGAAATAGGATGAAAAATGTCGGAGATAAAGAACTGATATCTATATGTGATGAATTATTAGAAAAAATTAGTCTTTTAAAAAATACTATTAATGATGATAGTTCTATAATTAAATCTAGTATGAGAAAAATAGATAGCTGTAATTATAGAATAAATTCTATATCTAAAAATTTGAAAATGGTTATTTTTGATAATAGAAAAGATGACTTTTATATCAGTATTAGAGGTATAGACATAATGAATATTTTATTTTCATTAGAAAGAATAAGTTTAATCCTGGAAAGATACAAAAAGGATAGTAAAGAATTTGAAGATGAAGATATAAAAAATATTTTAGAAGAAAGTAGCATAAATAGTAAATCAGATGTTTTAGTTGTAGCAACGAAAGAAATAAACTATATTAAGATGTGTTTAGAAAATAAAGATACCATAACTGATAAAGAGATATTAGGATTTAGAGATTATGTTATTGCTCAGGATACTAAAAATATAAATTTAAAAGAAATTTATAGTGTTTTAGAAAATTTATATGAGTTTTTAGTAGATTATAAAAAAGTAAAATCAAGAGACGAAAAGAAAGCTGAAAGAAAATCAAAGATACCTCATGAATTTAAACGACTATCAATATATAAGAAAAACTTTAATTTAAATTCTATAAGATTTTCTTATGCAGTAAAGATTGCTTTAGCTACAGCTGTAGCGGGTTTTATTATGGATTATTTCCATTTAAGAGATGGAAGATGGATAATGTTAACTGTCTTTTCATTAACACAACCTTACGCAGAAAATTGTATACAAAGGTCTAGAAAAAGAATAGAAGGTACATTTATAGGAGCTGTAATATTTATTGTATTATTTTCAATAATAAAAGATAGTACATTAAGGTCGTTAATAGTTCTTTTAGCAGGGTATATAAACTCTTATGTGGTTGATTATAGAAAATTAATGGTATGTGTAACTGTTTCAGCTCTTGGTTCAGCAGTAGTTATGGGAGACCCAAATGTTTTAACCATAAGCAGGATTTCATATGTAGCATTAGGAGCAATTATTGCATTAATAGTAAATAAGTTTATATTACCATATGATGCTAAAACAGGCTATCAACATGTTATAGAAATGTATAAAGGAATAGTTAAAAATATAATTGATGAAGTCAATAAGTCTATAGAAAATGTAGCTGATGTTTACTATATAAAAAATTTATTATTGATACCATCACTTATTGAAGATAGACTTATGTTGATAAATGCTATATATAAAGATAAACATCAAGAGGATTTTTTAGAAAATCAGAAATTACTAATAAGTAATATGTATAATCTATATATAAATGTTAATAAAAATAAAATAAAAGATGAAGATGTTGAAAAAATATTGAGAGATACTAATTATATTTCAAATTACAATGTAGATAAGTATGATGAAGGAAGAAGTGTAATTTTAGAGAGTATTGTAAATACTAAAAGTCTAGGTGACAAGATAATATGTCTAAACTTACTGCAAACTCTAAATGGTGTCAAAGAAATGTATAGAATAAGTAATATAACTAAAGTTTCAATAAAAGAAGCAGCTTAG
- a CDS encoding ROK family protein yields MKNYVCIDVGGTSIKYGFIREDGFIIDKSSLDTEAKEKGGEGILAKIKDIVKKYIEENEISGICISTAGMVDPVEGKILFALEELIPNYKGMQLKKEVEKEFNIKCEVENDVNCAGLGEMWLGAGRGATSSICLTIGTGIGGCIIINNKLINGFSNSAGEVGYMNVNGSSFQELASTSSLIKKVAKIKNLNENDLNGKIIFDLAKNNDEDCLKELDNMIKSLAVGIANICYVINPEVVILGGGIMAQEKFLKQKIDKALKEVLIERVYKNTNIEFAKRQNDAGMLGALYNFLNKI; encoded by the coding sequence ATGAAAAATTACGTTTGTATAGATGTTGGGGGTACTTCAATAAAATATGGTTTTATTAGAGAAGATGGATTTATAATTGATAAATCAAGTCTTGATACTGAAGCAAAGGAAAAAGGTGGAGAAGGAATATTAGCCAAAATAAAAGATATAGTAAAAAAATATATAGAGGAAAATGAAATAAGTGGTATATGTATATCAACTGCAGGTATGGTTGACCCAGTTGAAGGTAAAATACTATTTGCATTAGAAGAATTAATTCCAAACTATAAGGGCATGCAATTAAAAAAAGAAGTAGAAAAAGAGTTTAATATAAAATGTGAAGTTGAAAATGATGTTAATTGTGCTGGACTTGGTGAAATGTGGCTTGGAGCAGGTAGAGGTGCAACATCTTCTATATGTTTAACAATAGGTACTGGAATTGGTGGATGTATTATAATAAATAATAAACTGATAAATGGGTTTAGTAATAGTGCTGGTGAAGTAGGATATATGAATGTAAATGGAAGTTCTTTTCAAGAATTGGCATCTACTAGCAGTCTAATTAAAAAAGTAGCAAAAATAAAAAATTTGAATGAAAATGACTTAAATGGAAAAATAATTTTTGATTTAGCAAAGAATAATGATGAAGATTGTTTAAAAGAACTCGATAATATGATAAAATCATTAGCAGTTGGAATCGCAAATATATGTTATGTAATAAATCCAGAAGTGGTAATTTTAGGTGGTGGGATTATGGCACAAGAAAAGTTCCTAAAACAAAAAATAGACAAAGCATTAAAGGAGGTTCTTATAGAGAGAGTTTACAAAAACACTAATATAGAATTTGCAAAGAGACAAAATGATGCAGGAATGCTTGGAGCATTATATAATTTTTTAAACAAAATATAA